A DNA window from Aspergillus nidulans FGSC A4 chromosome I contains the following coding sequences:
- a CDS encoding uncharacterized protein (transcript_id=CADANIAT00007524) — MTAPTPNPSTLPITTHHCRFCATLLIATTRDVSALPTRSKNAADGARILPLRSYELPQDIRTAEASASTSEQLENTEQEQIQKHYTILLATNSRDRKPTLIRRSDGFEKRFFLRCGRCRIPVGYFLDEVHFPVSGGLKGAAAGPGLDSAGVQGGEGVDRAVYLLPGALMETEIMSDEEKMKAIDREWGHWFK, encoded by the coding sequence ATGACCGCCCCAACGCCTAACCCCTCAACTCTTCCGATAACAACCCATCACTGCCGCTTTTGTGCGACACTTTTAATTGCCACGACGCGCGACGTGAGCGCCCTCCCAACGCGAAGCAAGAACGCCGCGGACGGTGCACGGATCCTACCATTACGCTCGTACGAACTTCCCCAGGATATCCGGACAGCGGAAGCCTCAGCATCAACTTCCGAACAATTAGAGAACacagagcaagaacaaaTACAGAAACACTACACGATTCTACTTGCGACGAATAGCCGTGACCGCAAACCAACGCTCATCCGGCGCAGCGACGGGTTCGAGAAGAGGTTCTTTCTACGGTGTGGGCGGTGCAGGATTCCCGTTGGGTACTTTTTGGATGAGGTACACTTTCCAGTTTCAGGGGGGCTGAAGGGTGCGGCGGCTGGGCCTGGATTAGATAGCGCCGGCGTgcagggaggggaaggggtaGACCGAGCTGTTTATTTGCTTCCTGGGGCACTAATGGAGACGGAGATCATGAgtgatgaggagaagatgaaagcGATTGATCGAGAGTGGGGACACTGGTTCAAATGA
- a CDS encoding putative cytokinesis EF-hand protein Cdc4 (transcript_id=CADANIAT00007525) has translation MASTNYKEAFSLFDKRGTGRVALESLGDLLRACGQNPTLAEIADLEKNVGGDFDFESFLKVLNRPGGFREPGEPEEYCRGFQVFDKDMTGVIGKGAVALYLDELGREDDR, from the exons ATG GCCTCGACAAACTACAAGGAAGCCTTCTCGCTCTTCGACAAGCGCGGCACCGGCCGTGTCGCCCTCGAATCTCTCGGCGACCTGCTACGCGCCTGCGGCCAAAACCCGACGCTTGCGGAGATTGcggacctggagaagaatgTCGGCGGCGACTTCGACTTTGAGTCCTTTTTGAAAGTCCTGAACCGCCCTGGGGGCTTTAGGGAGCCCGGTGAGCCGGAGGAGTACTGCCGTGGCTTTCAGGTGTTCGATAAAGATATGACGGGGGTTATCGGTAAAGGGGCAGTTGCGTTATA TCTTGACGAACTTGGGCGAGAAGATGAccgatga